The Deltaproteobacteria bacterium genome contains the following window.
GTTATGGCTAAAAAAAATATAAAAGTGCTGCTTGCAAAGCTAGGTCTTGATGTACATTCAAGGGGAGTATTTATTGTTGCTAAGCAGCTAAGAGATGCCGGAATGGAAGTAATATACATAGGAAACTCAAGCCCGGACCAGATAATAAGAGCAGCTATACAG
Protein-coding sequences here:
- a CDS encoding cobalamin-dependent protein (Presence of a B(12) (cobalamin)-binding domain implies dependence on cobalamin itself, in one of its several forms, or in some unusual lineages, dependence on a cobalamin-like analog.), producing MAKKNIKVLLAKLGLDVHSRGVFIVAKQLRDAGMEVIYIGNSSPDQIIRAAIQ